One window from the genome of Astatotilapia calliptera unplaced genomic scaffold, fAstCal1.2 U_scaffold_172, whole genome shotgun sequence encodes:
- the LOC113017655 gene encoding ribonuclease inhibitor-like: MLPVVKASNKALLSSCNVSEKGCENLLSVVSSQSCSLRELDLSTNSLKASAVKLLSAAVESPHAKLNVLRLNICELSEENCEALSSVLSSQSSSLTELDLSIRKLQDSGVKLLSAGLQRLNCKLNTLRLSGCNLSERSCEALSSVLSSQSSSLRELDLSNSDLQDSGVKLLSAGLKSSQCAVETLRSGFKLFHR; this comes from the exons atgctgccagtggtcaaagcctccaacaaagcTCT ACTGAGCAGCTGTAACGTCTCAGAGAAAGGCTGTGAAAATTTGTTGTCAGTGGTCAGCTCCCAGTCCTGtagtctgagagagctggacctgagtaccAACAGCCTGAAGGCTTCAGCAGTAAAGCTTCTGTCTGCTGCAGTGGAGAGTCCACATGCCAAACTGAATGTTCTGAG ACTTAACATCTGTGAACTCTCAGAGGAAAActgtgaagctctgtcctcAGTTCTCAGCTCGCAGTCCTCTAGTCTgacagagctggacctgagtatcagaaagctgcaggattcaggagtgaagcttctgtctgctgGACTACAACGTTTAAACTGTAAACTGAATACTCTGAG actgagtggctgtaacctgtcagagagaagctgtgaagctctgtcctcAGTCCTCAGCTCCCAGTCCTCcagtctgagagagctggacctgagtaactctgacctgcaggattcaggagtgaagcttctGTCCGCTGGACTAAAGAGTTCACAGTGTGCAGTGGAAACTCTCAGGTCAGGATTCAAACTTTTCCACAGATGA